A genomic segment from Lignipirellula cremea encodes:
- the guaA gene encoding glutamine-hydrolyzing GMP synthase: MIDAGNGIDVTKSVSDERILVLDFGSQYAQLIARRVRDQSVYCEIVRHDISAEAIAARNPKGIILSGGPSSVYTDQAPKCDPELFNLGVPVLGICYGMQLVCTNLGGKVDQAQAREYGRARCQIVSHDDLFAGLPAETEVWMSHGDQVTGVSDDFVSLAKTETCPYAGVRHRTLPVFGLQFHPEVTHTLLGGTVLHNFVMSICGCEGAWRLGDFARETIAAVRERVGDDRVICGLSGGVDSSVTAALLYKAIGPQLSCILVDNGLLRKNEKESVVAEFTNHFHTDLHVVDAEDFFLERLAGITDPQEKRTRIGHAFIDCFQAEAKKIKGARFLAQGTLYPDVIESGAAPDGPAATIKTHHNVGGLPEKLGFELIEPLRDLFKDEVRRLGLELGLPEDVVWRHPFPGPGLAVRCLGVVTKERSCILREADAIVVEEIKRAGLYRQTSQAFAVLLPVQSVGVMGDARTYEDAVAVRCVNTDDFMTADWSHLPYEVLAKISTRIINEVRGVNRVCYDISSKPPATIEWE; this comes from the coding sequence ATGATCGACGCTGGCAATGGGATCGACGTAACCAAGAGCGTTTCCGACGAACGTATTCTGGTGCTGGACTTTGGTTCCCAGTACGCCCAGTTAATCGCCCGTCGCGTGCGCGACCAGAGCGTTTATTGCGAGATCGTGCGGCACGATATTTCGGCCGAAGCGATCGCCGCGCGGAACCCCAAGGGGATCATCCTGTCGGGCGGACCTTCCAGCGTTTACACCGACCAGGCGCCAAAGTGCGACCCGGAGCTGTTCAATCTGGGCGTGCCGGTGCTCGGCATTTGTTACGGCATGCAGCTGGTGTGCACCAACCTCGGCGGCAAGGTCGATCAGGCCCAGGCTCGCGAATACGGCCGGGCCCGCTGCCAGATTGTGTCGCACGACGATCTGTTCGCCGGCTTGCCGGCTGAGACCGAAGTCTGGATGAGCCACGGCGACCAGGTGACGGGCGTGTCCGATGACTTCGTGTCGCTGGCCAAAACGGAAACCTGTCCTTACGCCGGCGTTCGCCATCGTACGCTGCCCGTTTTTGGCCTGCAGTTCCATCCCGAAGTGACGCACACCCTGCTGGGCGGCACCGTGCTGCACAACTTTGTGATGTCGATCTGCGGTTGCGAAGGCGCCTGGCGACTGGGCGACTTTGCCCGGGAAACGATCGCCGCCGTGAGGGAAAGAGTGGGCGACGACCGGGTGATTTGCGGTCTGTCGGGCGGGGTCGATTCTTCGGTGACGGCCGCCCTGCTGTACAAAGCGATCGGGCCGCAGCTCTCCTGCATCCTGGTCGACAACGGCCTGTTGCGGAAGAACGAGAAAGAGTCGGTCGTGGCGGAGTTCACCAACCACTTCCACACCGATCTGCATGTGGTCGACGCCGAGGATTTCTTCCTGGAACGGCTGGCAGGCATCACGGATCCGCAGGAAAAACGCACCCGCATCGGTCATGCGTTTATCGACTGCTTTCAGGCCGAGGCCAAAAAGATCAAAGGCGCCCGCTTCCTGGCCCAGGGCACGCTCTATCCCGATGTGATTGAAAGCGGCGCCGCCCCCGATGGACCGGCCGCCACCATCAAAACCCACCACAACGTGGGCGGTCTGCCCGAGAAGCTGGGCTTTGAGCTGATCGAGCCGCTGCGCGACCTGTTCAAAGACGAAGTCCGCCGGCTGGGGCTGGAGCTGGGTCTGCCGGAAGACGTCGTCTGGCGGCATCCGTTCCCTGGACCGGGCCTGGCGGTTCGCTGCCTGGGCGTCGTCACCAAGGAACGCAGCTGCATTCTCCGAGAAGCCGACGCGATTGTGGTCGAAGAGATTAAAAGAGCCGGCCTGTATCGGCAAACGTCGCAGGCGTTTGCGGTGCTGTTGCCGGTGCAAAGCGTCGGCGTCATGGGCGACGCCCGCACCTATGAAGACGCTGTTGCCGTGCGGTGTGTGAATACCGACGACTTTATGACGGCCGACTGGAGCCATCTGCCGTACGAGGTGCTGGCCAAAATCTCGACCCGCATCATTAACGAAGTCCGCGGCGTAAATCGCGTTTGTTACGATATCAGCAGCAAACCGCCCGCCACGATTGAATGGGAATAG
- a CDS encoding DUF4838 domain-containing protein: protein MLARLCLAISVLAGAGLLAVRLEAADAGLYGQAISPPAAMQPELKLAVADLQETLQQIAGKPFALVEQPEGPAVLLRRSDAADVPPAAVQRLPADNREACCLWPDGDRLWLISHSDTGLSHAVYLYLEQLGCRWYFPSAKWTIVPRRPSIRLEEPVALAPAFRSRVFAGTGGFGGKLPLDPERQIESRWNDWRRRNRFGGEFQVSGHTGEAFNLKYKEQLEAHPEWRAMRNGERQPWNLIGKFCAGNPEVVDLYVRDRVEAYRLARERDPESPRSWAVSVEPADGGGHCTAPESLALGSVSDRVFHVANQAARAVRKEFPDGRVSLFAYNEHAAPPTIPVEPNVYVQVIPYAFQRTGLSPEQLLDAWSKKVSRMGIYDYWSIPDWEHDLPTFDPLGFGPTRLRGWHRRGVDSFLCESTYSSGAMGVAWYVGGRLAWNPSADPEALFKEFTRDCFGPSAPAMQRLLRRWADGFQLTSHELALTYRDLQEAQAAAGDDAAVLARVADYARYAGYLERYFLYHQTRRGSPERQAAADVLIRYLWSIYDSSMVHAFRLSQLLARDERLAGNAELGDVFNWQDHAAPGWSQITPLSQASALALISAGVAAYSPQDFIPRRFTGTLTPATTSLTASLAVTQPPAVTTATTTTNTTAESGRTPVLWLTNAFEATVQAERPNQLFRLQIASQDAVRLLVNDSSGKVLLDQTIDTGEAWRTTWEEASIVLREPGLYSLRVVSQKKSFRITASADAMLTFEDWWNSQGLPTPRLYFYVPAGTQQLAMYANYIAAGPPRFFDPQGQEVQPTLVDQGHLLLLPIPAEQQGRIWSLDRAKCPMGAVRFLNAPQAFAFDASRLLVPQSALAKEPTDGAE, encoded by the coding sequence ATGCTTGCCCGTCTGTGCCTTGCTATTTCCGTTCTGGCTGGCGCTGGCCTGCTGGCGGTTCGCCTGGAAGCTGCGGACGCTGGCCTGTACGGCCAGGCGATCTCCCCCCCGGCGGCCATGCAGCCCGAGCTGAAGCTGGCGGTCGCCGATCTGCAGGAAACGCTCCAGCAGATCGCCGGTAAGCCGTTCGCCCTGGTCGAACAGCCCGAGGGCCCGGCCGTGCTGCTGCGGCGGTCTGATGCGGCCGACGTTCCGCCCGCCGCCGTCCAACGCCTGCCGGCCGACAACCGGGAGGCTTGCTGCTTGTGGCCCGACGGCGATCGCTTGTGGCTGATATCGCACTCCGATACGGGACTCAGCCATGCCGTTTACCTGTACCTGGAGCAGCTGGGCTGCCGCTGGTACTTCCCTTCGGCAAAGTGGACGATCGTTCCCCGCCGGCCGTCGATCCGCCTGGAAGAACCGGTCGCCCTGGCGCCCGCGTTCCGCTCCCGGGTGTTTGCCGGCACGGGCGGATTTGGCGGCAAGCTACCGCTGGACCCGGAACGGCAGATTGAAAGCCGCTGGAACGACTGGCGGCGCCGGAACCGGTTTGGCGGCGAGTTCCAGGTGTCGGGCCACACGGGCGAAGCGTTTAACCTGAAGTACAAGGAACAGCTCGAGGCGCATCCCGAGTGGCGGGCCATGCGGAACGGCGAACGGCAGCCGTGGAACCTGATCGGCAAGTTCTGCGCCGGAAATCCCGAGGTCGTCGATCTGTACGTCCGTGATCGGGTCGAAGCGTACCGCCTGGCCCGTGAGCGGGACCCGGAATCGCCCCGGTCCTGGGCTGTCTCGGTCGAACCGGCCGATGGCGGCGGGCACTGCACGGCGCCTGAATCGCTCGCGCTGGGAAGCGTGAGCGATCGCGTTTTCCATGTGGCCAACCAGGCCGCCCGGGCGGTGCGGAAAGAGTTCCCCGACGGCCGGGTGAGCCTGTTCGCCTATAACGAACACGCGGCGCCGCCGACGATTCCGGTCGAGCCGAATGTTTATGTGCAAGTGATCCCGTACGCCTTCCAGCGGACGGGACTGTCGCCCGAGCAGCTGCTGGACGCCTGGAGCAAAAAGGTCTCGCGGATGGGCATCTATGATTACTGGTCGATTCCGGACTGGGAGCACGACCTGCCGACGTTCGATCCGCTTGGCTTCGGGCCGACGCGGCTGAGGGGCTGGCATCGCCGGGGCGTGGATAGTTTTCTCTGCGAATCGACGTACAGTTCCGGAGCCATGGGCGTCGCCTGGTACGTGGGCGGTCGCCTTGCCTGGAATCCGTCCGCCGACCCGGAAGCACTGTTTAAAGAGTTCACTCGCGACTGCTTTGGTCCGTCCGCCCCGGCAATGCAACGGCTGCTCCGCCGCTGGGCGGATGGATTCCAGCTGACCTCGCACGAGCTGGCCCTCACGTATCGCGACCTGCAGGAAGCACAGGCGGCGGCCGGCGACGACGCGGCTGTGCTGGCGCGCGTGGCCGACTATGCTCGCTATGCGGGCTATCTGGAGCGGTACTTTCTCTACCACCAGACGCGGCGGGGCAGCCCCGAACGGCAGGCGGCGGCCGACGTGCTGATCCGCTATTTATGGAGCATCTACGATTCGTCGATGGTGCATGCCTTCCGGCTGTCGCAGTTGCTGGCCCGCGATGAACGGCTGGCCGGGAATGCGGAGCTGGGGGACGTCTTCAACTGGCAGGACCATGCCGCGCCTGGCTGGTCGCAGATCACGCCCCTGTCGCAAGCGTCCGCCCTGGCGTTAATCTCCGCTGGAGTGGCCGCTTATTCGCCGCAAGACTTTATCCCGCGGCGCTTTACGGGAACGTTGACCCCGGCCACCACCAGCCTGACTGCTTCGCTGGCGGTAACGCAACCCCCGGCGGTAACGACAGCAACCACAACGACAAACACGACAGCGGAGTCCGGCCGCACGCCGGTCCTCTGGCTGACCAACGCGTTCGAGGCGACGGTCCAGGCCGAACGGCCGAACCAGCTCTTCCGGCTGCAGATCGCCAGCCAGGATGCGGTCCGTTTGCTGGTGAACGATTCCTCCGGGAAGGTGCTGCTGGATCAAACGATCGATACAGGCGAAGCCTGGCGGACGACCTGGGAGGAGGCGTCCATCGTGCTGCGCGAGCCCGGGTTGTACTCGCTGCGGGTCGTCAGCCAGAAAAAGTCGTTCCGCATCACGGCCTCTGCGGATGCGATGCTGACGTTTGAAGACTGGTGGAACAGCCAGGGTCTGCCGACGCCGCGGCTGTACTTCTATGTGCCCGCCGGCACGCAGCAACTGGCGATGTACGCCAATTACATCGCCGCTGGCCCGCCCCGTTTTTTCGACCCACAAGGGCAGGAAGTACAGCCGACCCTGGTGGACCAGGGGCATCTGCTGCTGCTGCCCATACCGGCCGAACAGCAGGGACGTATCTGGTCGCTCGACCGGGCCAAATGCCCCATGGGCGCGGTGCGATTTCTGAACGCCCCGCAGGCTTTTGCGTTCGACGCATCGCGGTTGCTGGTTCCGCAGTCGGCCCTGGCGAAGGAACCGACGGACGGAGCGGAGTGA
- a CDS encoding DUF1559 family PulG-like putative transporter, protein MVELLVVIAIIGVLVAMLLPAVQAAREAARRSQCSNNMKQLLVGVQHFHDNHLSLPTYNGIFPPVGGSTLQTAEPRAIYGSWFVHLMPYLEESAIYSQILADVKQYTNTGAFVSAPGGTLITPAVAAGWSPSPRLVSPAVPARYNDYVGSQEWVESTNGNGYTILTLQWVPPRTPDAGTGTPAVYDYTGCTYTPGSPAVYGPPGPPVNGYVGIWRPEIRKLTFDVLRCPSETTGGSRGLVYSDNWGSTNYVANWNAFTDGNTTKGYQAPPSDFSRMSDGLSSTVFIGEAYALCENRGRTALLAWHKGDGGYNNGGVHNFGLTFSLSNHQVDLGNGPVTVSSSKGAPNPIINPQLVFPLQVRPHPTQTGASGCSSLTAQTRHSAMNVAFGDGSVQSISASVATDIWMRLMLPDDGLANPQEY, encoded by the coding sequence TTGGTTGAATTGCTAGTTGTGATAGCAATCATTGGGGTTCTTGTCGCCATGCTGTTACCCGCGGTGCAAGCCGCGCGGGAAGCAGCGCGTCGATCGCAGTGCTCCAACAACATGAAACAGCTGCTCGTAGGAGTGCAGCACTTTCACGACAACCATCTTTCGCTGCCCACCTACAACGGCATCTTTCCGCCGGTCGGCGGCAGCACGCTCCAGACGGCAGAGCCGCGGGCAATTTACGGCAGCTGGTTCGTTCACCTGATGCCGTATCTGGAAGAGAGCGCGATCTACAGCCAGATCCTGGCCGACGTCAAACAGTACACCAACACGGGCGCCTTTGTTTCGGCTCCGGGCGGCACGCTGATCACTCCCGCTGTTGCGGCCGGCTGGTCTCCTTCGCCGCGTCTTGTTAGCCCGGCAGTCCCTGCCAGGTACAACGATTATGTGGGCAGCCAGGAATGGGTCGAATCGACTAACGGCAACGGCTACACCATTTTGACGCTGCAGTGGGTTCCGCCGCGCACGCCCGACGCGGGCACAGGCACGCCGGCCGTTTATGACTATACGGGCTGCACTTACACCCCCGGATCGCCTGCCGTTTATGGGCCGCCGGGACCGCCCGTTAATGGCTATGTGGGAATCTGGCGGCCGGAGATTCGCAAGCTGACGTTCGATGTGCTGCGTTGTCCGTCGGAAACAACCGGCGGCTCCCGCGGTTTGGTCTACAGTGACAACTGGGGCTCGACCAACTATGTGGCCAACTGGAATGCTTTTACCGATGGCAACACGACCAAAGGCTACCAGGCCCCGCCGTCAGACTTTTCACGGATGTCTGATGGTCTTTCCAGCACGGTCTTTATTGGCGAAGCGTACGCGCTGTGCGAAAATCGCGGACGCACGGCCTTGCTGGCCTGGCACAAAGGGGACGGCGGCTACAACAACGGCGGCGTGCACAATTTCGGCCTGACCTTCAGCCTGAGCAACCACCAGGTCGACCTGGGCAACGGCCCCGTAACGGTCAGCAGCAGCAAAGGCGCCCCCAATCCGATTATCAACCCGCAACTGGTGTTTCCCCTGCAGGTGCGGCCGCATCCGACCCAGACCGGGGCGAGCGGGTGTTCCAGTCTGACCGCCCAGACCCGGCACTCCGCCATGAATGTGGCCTTTGGCGACGGCTCCGTGCAGTCGATCTCTGCTTCCGTCGCGACCGACATCTGGATGCGACTGATGCTGCCCGACGACGGCCTGGCGAACCCGCAAGAATACTAG
- a CDS encoding Coa1/Tim21 domain-containing protein: MPAQNKANWWLWILVLIALPMFCVCGFCVWGIVGLASPNGAQQAAIPLIESNEELARELGSPVKASNRPNSNSIDIKNGFTSASATFNVSGPEGTGVASVSGHKKGEVWEVDSLKVDVPAHGNKEARTISIK, encoded by the coding sequence ATGCCAGCCCAAAATAAAGCGAACTGGTGGCTCTGGATTCTTGTTCTGATCGCGCTCCCGATGTTCTGCGTGTGCGGCTTCTGCGTCTGGGGTATCGTCGGTCTGGCCTCCCCCAACGGGGCTCAGCAGGCCGCGATTCCGCTGATTGAATCGAATGAAGAACTCGCTCGCGAGCTGGGTTCTCCCGTCAAAGCCTCGAATCGGCCGAATTCCAACAGCATCGATATCAAGAACGGTTTCACCTCGGCATCGGCCACGTTTAACGTGTCCGGCCCGGAAGGCACCGGCGTCGCCTCGGTCAGCGGCCATAAAAAGGGCGAGGTCTGGGAAGTCGACAGTCTCAAGGTCGATGTTCCCGCTCATGGCAATAAAGAAGCACGCACGATTTCTATCAAGTAG
- a CDS encoding HzsA-related protein, with the protein MPAAVRNLLWLLLLLAASPVWAEKHTGVLNIKPAEISSDASVKYDYPIVYVRSPRWVEDRGEQRPARWAEFAHAFSVTPGSDLMLLYPDGKEELLVAGGEGAVQDPYVSFDGETVYYTHFHQATSEPNAAGADIYRIHVPSRKIVQLTKQEFAPSYPGEDQRYGVYHMHPCPVPGGRVAFVSSRNGYLPSPKSYPQISMQLHTMDDDGQNLETIGHFNLAGALHPVILKDGRLLFSSLENMGLRNYILWGIWSIHPDGSNWAPVVSALHGHSSPSAWHFQTQLSDENVVVELYYNQNQKGFGSLFRIPPTAPAGESAFGPGDIADERNPGWDFLGYNGKSFRVPFTPNGMTSLTPWIRTNDFPAWPADAADENSPRIGKVTHPCGAPDNHLLLSWTLGPIGGSAGAVRPHMGPQPIDSGIYLVKNAEATTEPGQMLLIKNDPKYNEQWPRPLVSYQRVYGVAEPKNLSRKTPPQHAEQLPPGTPFGLVGTSSFYKRESAPMGQVEPGSVTSTFPKNYRGQSWNPYDSEFTGTIWNWQGQGSDAGRYDNSDIHAVRILAFEPNASTKAAGNRYGYPAFSNHAMERLRILGEVPLRKFQGEQQPLDPDGNPDTSFLARIPADVAFTFQTIDRRGMVLNMAQTWHQVRPGEARQDCGGCHAHSQQPTLFEDTIAATPNYEVFDLTDRTPLLTSPENDASGQRWDADNATGLRYVDGPQDVEYHRDIKPIFARSCVACHSGKTGKAAAGLVLDDDETLIDNLPGTYFRLAEDQRARFSPRRLEARNNGEQYVVRDLFHRHMGSHYVWKFQSRRSLLAWKIFGERLDGWDNDEIPSEFVGPTDPRRKLLHLPGGEAPTAEHRLYLGDIDFTGSIMPPPAAVAQGKAAALSDEDRRTIVRWIDLGCPIDLANLAVPKAGERIASGFLDDDQRPTLTLAQPARIQTQPLQSILIGMHDYNSGLDLDSFEVTADFPVNGAPAGENLASQFQSLPGYRWELKLDQPLALQQGKVVVLIKDQQGNQSQIDRVFTQSGK; encoded by the coding sequence ATGCCAGCTGCTGTACGGAATCTGCTTTGGCTGTTACTTCTGCTGGCGGCAAGTCCGGTGTGGGCGGAAAAGCATACGGGCGTGCTGAACATCAAACCGGCGGAGATCAGCAGCGACGCCAGCGTGAAGTACGACTACCCGATTGTCTACGTCCGCTCGCCCCGCTGGGTCGAGGACCGTGGCGAACAACGGCCGGCCCGCTGGGCCGAGTTTGCGCATGCCTTTAGCGTCACGCCCGGCTCCGACCTGATGCTACTCTACCCCGACGGCAAGGAAGAACTGCTGGTCGCCGGGGGCGAAGGCGCGGTGCAGGATCCGTATGTCTCCTTCGATGGGGAAACGGTCTACTACACGCACTTCCACCAGGCAACCAGCGAACCGAACGCGGCCGGCGCCGACATCTATAGAATCCACGTCCCCAGCCGGAAAATCGTGCAACTGACGAAACAGGAGTTCGCCCCCAGCTATCCGGGCGAAGATCAACGCTACGGCGTGTATCACATGCACCCCTGCCCTGTCCCGGGCGGACGGGTGGCTTTTGTGAGCAGCCGCAACGGTTACCTGCCGTCCCCCAAGAGTTATCCGCAAATCTCGATGCAGTTGCATACGATGGACGATGACGGCCAGAACCTGGAGACGATCGGGCATTTCAACCTGGCGGGGGCTTTGCATCCGGTCATTCTGAAAGACGGCCGTCTGCTGTTCAGCTCGCTGGAGAACATGGGGCTGCGAAACTACATTCTGTGGGGCATCTGGAGCATTCATCCTGACGGCTCCAACTGGGCGCCGGTCGTCAGCGCGTTGCATGGGCACAGCAGCCCTTCAGCATGGCACTTTCAGACGCAGCTGTCCGACGAGAACGTGGTGGTCGAGCTGTACTACAACCAGAACCAGAAAGGTTTTGGGTCGTTGTTCCGCATCCCGCCGACGGCTCCGGCCGGCGAATCGGCCTTTGGTCCCGGCGACATCGCCGACGAGCGGAACCCGGGCTGGGACTTCCTGGGCTACAACGGCAAGTCCTTCCGCGTACCGTTTACTCCCAATGGCATGACGTCCTTGACTCCATGGATCCGAACCAACGACTTTCCGGCCTGGCCTGCGGACGCGGCCGATGAAAACTCGCCCCGCATCGGCAAGGTCACCCATCCGTGCGGAGCGCCCGACAATCATCTGCTGCTGTCCTGGACGCTCGGCCCGATCGGCGGTTCCGCCGGCGCGGTGCGTCCCCACATGGGCCCGCAGCCCATCGACTCCGGCATTTACCTGGTCAAGAACGCCGAAGCCACGACCGAGCCCGGCCAGATGCTGCTCATCAAAAACGACCCCAAGTACAACGAGCAATGGCCGCGACCGCTGGTCAGCTACCAGCGCGTCTATGGCGTGGCGGAACCGAAGAACCTGTCCCGAAAAACGCCGCCCCAGCATGCCGAGCAGCTGCCGCCAGGCACGCCGTTTGGACTGGTCGGCACTTCCAGCTTTTACAAACGGGAAAGCGCCCCGATGGGCCAGGTAGAGCCCGGCAGCGTGACGTCGACCTTCCCCAAAAACTACCGAGGCCAAAGCTGGAACCCGTACGACTCCGAGTTCACCGGCACCATCTGGAACTGGCAAGGGCAAGGCTCCGACGCCGGCCGTTACGACAACAGCGACATCCACGCCGTGCGGATCCTGGCCTTTGAACCGAACGCTTCCACCAAAGCCGCCGGCAACCGCTATGGCTACCCGGCCTTTTCCAATCACGCCATGGAACGGCTCCGCATCCTGGGCGAAGTGCCGCTGCGCAAGTTCCAGGGCGAGCAGCAGCCGCTGGACCCTGACGGCAATCCCGACACTAGTTTCCTGGCCCGCATTCCGGCCGACGTGGCGTTCACCTTCCAGACGATCGATCGCCGGGGGATGGTGCTCAACATGGCCCAGACCTGGCACCAGGTCCGGCCCGGCGAAGCCCGGCAGGACTGCGGCGGCTGCCACGCCCACAGCCAGCAGCCGACCCTGTTCGAGGACACGATCGCCGCCACGCCCAACTACGAGGTATTTGATCTGACCGACCGCACGCCGCTGCTCACCTCGCCGGAGAATGACGCATCCGGCCAGCGCTGGGACGCCGACAACGCGACCGGTTTGCGTTATGTGGACGGCCCGCAGGATGTGGAGTATCACCGCGATATCAAGCCGATTTTCGCCCGCAGCTGCGTCGCCTGCCACTCGGGCAAAACGGGCAAGGCGGCCGCCGGCCTGGTGCTGGACGACGATGAAACGCTGATCGACAACCTGCCTGGCACTTACTTCCGCCTGGCGGAAGATCAGCGGGCCCGGTTCAGCCCGCGGCGACTGGAAGCGCGGAACAACGGCGAACAGTACGTCGTACGCGACCTGTTCCATCGGCACATGGGATCGCACTACGTGTGGAAGTTCCAGTCCCGCCGCAGCCTGCTGGCCTGGAAAATTTTTGGCGAACGGCTGGACGGCTGGGATAACGACGAGATCCCCAGCGAGTTCGTCGGCCCAACCGATCCCCGCCGCAAACTGCTGCACCTTCCCGGCGGCGAAGCGCCGACGGCCGAGCATCGGTTGTACCTGGGCGACATCGACTTTACCGGCAGTATCATGCCGCCGCCCGCCGCCGTCGCCCAGGGGAAAGCGGCCGCGTTATCCGATGAAGATCGGCGGACGATCGTCCGCTGGATCGACCTGGGATGCCCAATCGACCTGGCGAACCTGGCCGTTCCCAAAGCGGGCGAGCGGATCGCCTCGGGCTTTCTCGATGACGACCAGCGTCCCACGCTGACGCTGGCGCAACCGGCCCGGATTCAGACGCAGCCGCTGCAGTCGATCCTGATCGGCATGCACGACTATAACTCGGGTCTCGACCTGGACAGCTTCGAAGTGACGGCCGACTTCCCGGTCAACGGCGCCCCCGCCGGCGAGAATCTGGCCAGCCAGTTCCAGTCGCTACCCGGCTACCGCTGGGAGCTAAAGCTCGACCAGCCGCTCGCCCTGCAGCAAGGTAAAGTGGTCGTATTAATCAAAGACCAGCAAGGCAACCAGAGCCAGATCGACCGCGTCTTTACGCAGTCCGGCAAGTAG